In Bythopirellula goksoeyrii, a single window of DNA contains:
- a CDS encoding S8 family serine peptidase, with protein sequence MSLLFNRNSNSSQSSAKKSRRPAGISRRRRRQLGFEPLEDRRVMSAESPLYDPLAGLESQSYSSKTQEGQQQILANELFWQSLYSSLNQTEAVTNGIPTDPFLNSQWHLINTAQEVGNPDYQPIYGVAGEDINVAPVWNQNIFGNGIKVGVFDSGVQTTHPDLAGNIDPLLQFDALTGGSDANPNLINPGNAHGTAVAGLIGAISNNGLGGTGVAPGVQLVPVRLIDAGQTEQAFIDAFRFATDNGLDITNNSWGPGVSRTIAGPTPAQLLAIRDSIVFGRDGKGIIHVFSSGNNAGTGFQAPGGFQDIGTLDSSGYNGWVNSRYTIGVTGVDHDGFYDNVDGTYTGYPEIGGSVLVAAPTGSNAALNIATDTGLGSGIWTTDTLGETGYNTSDNTGAPLGDRDFLEDINFTSRFNGTSASAPIVSGVIALMLEANPNLTWRDVQEILVRSARQNAEFGVPKNGSDQGSGTETLNTWIVNQMEVFHDPDPLALGGSPIESTLFPRLDPNIDFGQAYAREAAGGGNIAHYAPAPYALTNGAGYTVSMGTGTNGEQIGYAHGVVDAELAVLLAQQWATKNQTLSPELTFTTFVTTAGNELGTGVIPAAEKGNEDSGFQLVPGGLSGEAGFIAYWNEFFADMPDFSQTFNNRGGGASFSVPANNSMSVETVEVKIHLSGGTAEALDNLRILLVSPSGTSTELNNYYIEPDTPFTLQNSSPSRFLLDGASPTEQPEDLIVTFSSNRSWGERSDDVIVMDASTNEPVMVNGVPLTSGWQIHFENYGSTEFQLNAMEMAWHGNPIEQDINTPTQRVQGLVGIDTNQDNAFNYSRVIQQNTDTDGVLRYGEIQNLIDPNHEDMASNVTVVARRASDNAIVDQFVTGADGNYYFDLVPDEYIISVEDPLGRSAIEDTLSPSNILQDYRTEWTITSDFFKAWDYNSSLEVNVDGSGVPLSFSGTPIASGMKHINFLLDPGPPVAPQIQFSGVVMADLNGDGLFNGTDVNVPNAVVYADTNRNGQLDAGEQFVQTGADGQYNLIVPATIASVVNIGVQKPAGWTFIDPTSGVTSIFGEPGDVFTGIDFDIMPPLGTGAGNGTSQPGYLIGNIYEDVNNNGTRQSNELGVPNTTVFIDANNNGTREIGEPQTTTNVNGAYIFANVAPGIHRIRVIPTAPLMSINPGPGVPRVVTLSGGGTVSQIEFGIGLGNNPSGANLDFGDLPAYYGITTLAENGARHGKSAYFLGSVVDVDLDGNPSDLADGDDLTNFDDEDGIVVTPLIPGTTGQLVATASRHGGNLQGWFDFNDNGVFEASEKVISNVALLPGANNVSFQIPADMELKNIYARFRYGEYGINSVTGPAVIGEVEDYLVPLDPGTVPAVIENGPDFDEDGDVDGRDFLAWIRGYGKSSGAAPSDGDSNSDGKVDGADLQQWQTDYGTSSAPLVVALTTGGDEDESVNDPELPLAVAPIIVPQTLSTFSSATELSNSESGTSHTPVVINGVSNRGSSLSSNVAEVSAQESTATLPSQRTLSAVANEVVGRRTSHRATSGRVAARLESHRIDQVFEQSSDLAEIGLALREGIHDRRLAGLHRRFEHEQVDSEVDGNENAFDLALSEEILWRAM encoded by the coding sequence ATGTCACTGCTATTTAATCGCAATTCCAATTCATCTCAATCCTCCGCAAAGAAATCTCGTCGGCCTGCCGGAATCAGTCGCCGCCGGAGGCGCCAGCTCGGTTTTGAACCCCTGGAAGATCGCCGTGTGATGTCGGCTGAGTCGCCACTCTATGATCCGTTGGCCGGTCTTGAATCGCAGTCATATTCCAGCAAAACACAAGAGGGACAGCAACAGATTCTGGCCAATGAGTTATTTTGGCAGTCTCTCTATTCTAGCTTAAATCAAACAGAAGCCGTGACGAATGGGATCCCTACAGATCCGTTTCTTAATAGTCAGTGGCATCTGATTAATACGGCACAGGAGGTCGGAAACCCCGATTATCAACCTATCTACGGAGTTGCTGGCGAGGATATTAATGTCGCCCCCGTGTGGAACCAGAATATTTTTGGCAATGGTATCAAAGTAGGCGTCTTCGATTCTGGAGTGCAGACAACTCATCCCGATCTCGCCGGAAACATCGATCCCTTACTGCAATTTGATGCTCTTACTGGCGGCAGTGATGCCAACCCGAACCTGATTAATCCTGGGAACGCCCACGGTACGGCCGTTGCAGGCCTCATCGGAGCAATATCCAACAACGGATTGGGTGGCACGGGGGTAGCGCCCGGAGTGCAACTCGTGCCAGTTCGCTTGATCGATGCTGGTCAAACGGAGCAAGCGTTTATCGATGCTTTTCGTTTTGCTACGGATAATGGCCTCGACATTACGAATAACAGTTGGGGGCCAGGAGTGTCGCGCACGATTGCTGGTCCGACTCCTGCCCAACTACTTGCAATTCGAGACTCGATCGTTTTCGGACGTGATGGCAAGGGAATTATCCACGTATTTTCGTCGGGCAATAACGCAGGAACCGGCTTTCAGGCACCCGGCGGGTTTCAAGATATCGGGACCCTCGATAGTTCGGGATACAATGGATGGGTCAATTCTCGCTACACTATCGGAGTGACTGGCGTCGATCACGATGGGTTCTACGACAATGTGGATGGTACTTATACGGGCTATCCTGAAATTGGTGGCTCCGTCTTAGTTGCTGCTCCAACTGGCTCGAATGCCGCTTTGAATATTGCCACCGATACGGGGCTAGGTAGCGGTATATGGACGACCGACACTTTGGGCGAAACTGGCTACAACACGTCAGATAATACGGGAGCTCCTCTAGGGGACAGAGATTTTCTTGAAGATATCAATTTCACCTCGCGATTCAACGGGACGTCTGCATCAGCTCCCATCGTGAGTGGGGTGATTGCGCTGATGCTTGAGGCGAACCCAAATCTCACTTGGCGTGATGTCCAGGAAATCCTTGTTCGATCCGCAAGACAAAATGCCGAGTTTGGCGTACCAAAAAATGGTTCTGACCAGGGGTCTGGTACGGAGACCTTGAACACTTGGATCGTGAATCAAATGGAAGTATTCCATGATCCCGACCCTCTGGCATTGGGTGGATCACCGATTGAATCGACGTTGTTCCCTCGATTGGACCCCAATATCGACTTTGGTCAGGCTTACGCCCGGGAAGCTGCCGGCGGAGGAAACATAGCTCATTATGCCCCAGCACCTTATGCTCTGACCAATGGGGCTGGCTATACAGTCAGCATGGGTACAGGAACTAACGGTGAGCAAATTGGTTATGCCCACGGCGTAGTGGATGCTGAACTGGCGGTCCTATTGGCTCAACAGTGGGCGACTAAAAACCAGACATTGTCCCCTGAATTAACTTTTACAACATTCGTGACTACTGCAGGGAATGAGCTGGGTACTGGCGTCATTCCGGCAGCGGAAAAAGGCAATGAAGATAGTGGTTTTCAACTCGTCCCGGGCGGATTGTCAGGCGAGGCAGGTTTTATCGCCTATTGGAACGAATTCTTTGCAGATATGCCCGATTTCTCGCAGACCTTTAACAACCGTGGTGGTGGTGCATCGTTTTCGGTGCCTGCCAACAACAGCATGTCGGTGGAGACTGTTGAAGTAAAAATACATCTCTCAGGTGGTACTGCTGAGGCGTTAGACAATTTGAGAATACTACTTGTATCTCCTTCCGGCACGTCGACCGAACTGAACAACTACTACATAGAGCCCGATACTCCGTTTACACTGCAGAACAGTTCTCCCTCGAGATTCTTACTTGACGGTGCTTCTCCTACAGAACAGCCAGAGGATTTGATCGTCACCTTCAGCTCAAATCGGAGTTGGGGTGAACGGTCGGATGATGTGATCGTTATGGATGCCTCTACTAATGAACCGGTCATGGTGAACGGTGTTCCGCTGACGAGTGGTTGGCAAATCCATTTTGAGAACTACGGAAGTACAGAATTTCAACTTAATGCGATGGAGATGGCTTGGCACGGCAATCCTATTGAGCAGGATATCAATACGCCCACGCAACGTGTGCAAGGTCTGGTGGGCATCGACACCAATCAAGACAATGCTTTCAACTATAGTCGTGTCATTCAACAGAACACTGATACGGATGGAGTTTTGCGATATGGTGAGATTCAAAACTTAATCGATCCCAATCACGAAGACATGGCATCCAACGTGACAGTCGTCGCAAGACGTGCTAGCGATAATGCGATTGTCGATCAGTTTGTTACGGGGGCGGATGGCAATTATTATTTTGATCTTGTCCCGGATGAGTACATCATTTCTGTTGAAGATCCACTTGGCAGAAGTGCTATTGAAGATACACTCAGCCCGTCGAATATCCTGCAAGATTATCGTACGGAGTGGACTATCACATCCGACTTCTTCAAAGCGTGGGATTACAACAGTAGTTTAGAGGTCAATGTTGATGGCAGCGGAGTTCCCCTCTCCTTTAGTGGGACGCCAATTGCCAGCGGCATGAAGCATATCAACTTCCTCTTAGATCCCGGGCCACCTGTTGCTCCGCAGATCCAGTTCTCTGGCGTGGTGATGGCAGACCTCAATGGCGATGGGCTCTTCAATGGCACCGACGTAAACGTACCCAATGCGGTCGTGTATGCCGACACGAATCGCAACGGCCAACTGGATGCTGGCGAACAGTTTGTCCAGACAGGTGCCGATGGTCAATACAATTTGATCGTCCCCGCGACGATTGCAAGTGTCGTAAACATTGGAGTCCAAAAACCGGCTGGGTGGACCTTTATTGATCCGACATCAGGCGTTACTTCGATTTTTGGCGAGCCGGGGGATGTCTTCACCGGGATCGACTTTGACATCATGCCCCCGTTGGGAACCGGCGCGGGTAATGGAACCAGCCAGCCGGGCTACTTGATTGGTAATATTTATGAAGATGTGAATAACAACGGCACCCGCCAATCAAACGAGTTGGGGGTTCCCAATACGACAGTCTTTATCGATGCCAATAACAACGGCACACGGGAGATTGGCGAACCGCAAACGACTACGAACGTAAATGGGGCGTACATCTTTGCCAATGTCGCGCCAGGTATCCACCGGATCCGTGTGATTCCTACTGCCCCACTGATGTCGATCAATCCTGGCCCGGGCGTCCCGCGCGTAGTCACCTTGTCAGGCGGTGGAACCGTCTCGCAAATCGAATTTGGAATCGGTCTGGGAAATAATCCCAGCGGAGCGAATCTCGACTTTGGTGACTTGCCTGCTTACTACGGGATCACCACCCTCGCTGAAAACGGCGCTCGACATGGCAAGAGTGCCTACTTCTTAGGCTCTGTGGTCGATGTCGATCTCGATGGCAATCCTTCGGACCTTGCCGATGGTGACGACCTCACTAATTTCGACGACGAGGACGGAATCGTAGTTACACCTTTAATTCCTGGAACGACTGGCCAGTTGGTCGCAACGGCCAGTCGACATGGTGGCAATCTCCAAGGTTGGTTCGATTTCAACGACAACGGCGTATTCGAAGCATCGGAAAAAGTGATCTCGAACGTGGCCCTGTTGCCAGGTGCCAATAATGTCAGTTTCCAAATACCGGCGGACATGGAATTAAAGAACATCTATGCCCGATTCCGCTACGGCGAATATGGTATCAATAGCGTGACTGGTCCTGCTGTGATCGGCGAAGTCGAAGACTACTTAGTTCCACTGGATCCAGGGACAGTTCCGGCGGTAATCGAGAATGGTCCGGACTTTGACGAAGACGGCGACGTCGATGGTCGCGACTTCCTCGCCTGGATAAGGGGGTATGGCAAGTCCAGCGGCGCTGCCCCTAGCGATGGCGATTCCAATAGCGATGGGAAGGTGGATGGAGCCGATCTTCAGCAGTGGCAAACGGACTATGGGACTTCTTCTGCTCCACTTGTGGTAGCACTTACCACTGGTGGTGACGAGGATGAATCGGTCAACGATCCAGAATTGCCCTTAGCGGTCGCTCCGATTATTGTTCCCCAGACATTGAGTACCTTCTCGTCTGCAACAGAACTCAGCAATAGCGAATCGGGCACCTCGCACACTCCAGTCGTTATTAATGGAGTGTCTAATAGGGGTTCGAGCCTCAGTTCGAATGTGGCCGAGGTTTCAGCCCAAGAATCAACGGCTACACTCCCCAGTCAGCGGACTTTGAGTGCCGTGGCTAATGAAGTGGTCGGTCGTCGAACTTCACACCGGGCAACGAGTGGGCGAGTCGCAGCTCGTCTCGAATCCCATCGGATCGACCAGGTCTTTGAGCAATCGAGCGATTTGGCCGAGATCGGGTTGGCTCTGCGAGAAGGCATTCACGATCGTCGCTTGGCCGGCTTGCATCGCAGATTTGAGCATGAGCAGGTCGATTCCGAGGTAGACGGCAACGAAAATGCCTTCGATCTGGCTTTGAGCGAAGAGATCCTCTGGCGCGCGATGTAA